A window from Marinagarivorans cellulosilyticus encodes these proteins:
- the glmU gene encoding bifunctional UDP-N-acetylglucosamine diphosphorylase/glucosamine-1-phosphate N-acetyltransferase GlmU, translating into MLEVVILAAGKGSRMKSAVPKVMHSLAGKPFLQHVVEKARKLKPETIHLVVGHGAETVNQHFNQKDIHSVVQAQQLGTGHAVAQVLDHLQDDSIVSILYGDVPLIQEATLESLNALVSSDSMGLLTVDLQDPTGYGRIVRESGAVTAIVEHKDADGTQRLINEVNTGVMAVSARHLKQWLPQLNSDNAQGELYLTDIIAMAAKQGVVINTVQPAHSWEVMGVNNRQQQAQLERIYQAELANTLMDNGVTLLDPARFDCRGSLTCGNDCVIDINCIFEGDVTLGDGVTIGPNAVIINSSIGDNTTVKANCIIEDSVLQSHCDIGPFARLRPGSQLADKAKIGNFVETKNAIIGKGSKVNHLSYVGDAELGDDVNVGAGTITCNYDGANKHKTKIGNRVFVGSNTALVAPINIEDGATIAAGSTITKNVGQDELVLARSKQKSINGWQRPVKKPK; encoded by the coding sequence ATGTTAGAAGTGGTGATCTTGGCAGCCGGTAAAGGCTCCCGTATGAAATCAGCTGTCCCCAAAGTTATGCACAGCTTGGCCGGAAAACCGTTTTTACAGCACGTTGTTGAAAAAGCCCGTAAATTAAAGCCTGAAACGATACATTTGGTCGTTGGCCACGGTGCAGAAACAGTTAATCAACACTTTAATCAGAAAGATATCCACAGCGTTGTGCAAGCCCAACAATTGGGCACTGGGCACGCTGTTGCACAAGTACTAGACCACCTACAAGACGACAGCATCGTATCCATTTTGTATGGCGATGTGCCGCTTATACAAGAGGCGACTCTCGAATCCTTAAACGCCTTAGTCAGCAGCGATAGCATGGGCTTACTTACGGTCGATTTACAGGACCCGACAGGCTATGGTCGCATTGTGCGTGAAAGCGGTGCGGTCACCGCCATAGTTGAACACAAGGATGCTGATGGCACCCAACGCCTTATTAACGAAGTGAATACGGGCGTCATGGCAGTTAGCGCACGGCACTTGAAGCAGTGGCTACCACAGCTTAATAGCGACAATGCGCAAGGTGAGTTATACCTCACGGATATTATTGCCATGGCGGCTAAACAAGGTGTTGTAATCAATACCGTACAACCAGCGCATAGCTGGGAAGTGATGGGTGTTAACAACCGCCAACAGCAAGCACAGCTAGAGCGTATTTATCAGGCTGAACTTGCCAACACACTAATGGACAATGGCGTTACTCTACTCGACCCTGCCCGCTTTGATTGCCGTGGCTCATTAACTTGCGGTAATGATTGTGTTATCGACATCAACTGTATTTTTGAGGGTGATGTTACATTGGGTGATGGTGTGACTATTGGGCCGAATGCGGTCATTATTAATAGCTCTATCGGCGACAACACCACGGTAAAAGCAAACTGCATTATTGAAGATTCGGTATTGCAGTCTCATTGCGATATCGGGCCTTTCGCTCGTCTACGCCCGGGTAGCCAGCTTGCGGATAAAGCCAAAATAGGCAACTTTGTTGAGACCAAAAACGCCATCATCGGTAAAGGCAGTAAAGTGAATCACTTGAGTTATGTGGGTGATGCGGAGCTAGGTGATGATGTAAATGTTGGTGCCGGAACTATTACGTGTAATTACGATGGCGCTAACAAGCATAAAACGAAAATAGGCAATCGCGTATTTGTGGGTTCTAACACGGCACTTGTCGCGCCTATCAATATCGAAGATGGCGCAACCATTGCTGCTGGGTCGACCATTACTAAAAACGTGGGCCAAGACGAACTCGTACTTGCTCGCTCTAAGCAAAAATCGATTAATGGCTGGCAGCGACCGGTTAAGAAGCCTAAATAA
- a CDS encoding F0F1 ATP synthase subunit epsilon, whose translation MAMTFHCDIVSAEDSLFSGLVELLVASGSEGEVGVCYGHAPLLTSLKPGPIRVKKQGGEEEIYYINSGFLEVQPHAVTVLADTALRAGDMDEAKALEAKKHAEQALSNQSSEIDYSRAAIQLAEAAAQLRTLQAIRKKTGK comes from the coding sequence ATGGCAATGACATTTCATTGCGACATTGTAAGTGCTGAAGATTCACTCTTTAGCGGCCTTGTGGAATTGCTCGTTGCGAGCGGCTCTGAAGGCGAAGTGGGTGTGTGCTATGGCCACGCCCCCTTACTCACGTCGCTTAAACCTGGTCCTATCCGTGTTAAGAAACAAGGCGGCGAAGAGGAAATTTACTATATTAATAGTGGCTTCCTTGAAGTACAGCCGCATGCTGTTACCGTATTAGCTGATACTGCACTGCGTGCAGGTGATATGGACGAAGCAAAAGCGCTAGAAGCTAAAAAGCATGCTGAGCAAGCGTTGAGCAACCAAAGCAGCGAGATCGACTATTCTCGCGCCGCGATTCAACTAGCAGAAGCAGCAGCGCAGTTGCGCACATTGCAGGCTATACGCAAAAAAACCGGAAAATAA
- the atpD gene encoding F0F1 ATP synthase subunit beta, whose amino-acid sequence MSSGKIVQIIGAVIDVEFPRNAVPKVYDALTVAAKGLTLEVQQQLGDGVVRAIAMGSSEGLSRGLSVDNTEAPVSVPVGIETLGRIMDVLGNPIDECGPIGEKERASIHRKAPAYDELSASNDLLETGIKVIDLVCPFAKGGKVGLFGGAGVGKTVNMMELINNIATAHSGLSVFAGVGERTREGNDFYHEMQEAGVVNVEEFSKSKVAMVYGQMNEPPGNRLRVALTGLTMAEKFRDEGKDVLLFVDNIYRYTLAGTEVSALLGRMPSAVGYQPTLAEEMGVLQERITSTKTGSITSIQAVYVPADDLTDPSPATTFAHLDSTVVLSRDIAAKGIYPAIDPLDSTSRQLDPLIIGQDHYDIARGVQTVLQRYKELKDIIAILGMDELSEEDKLTVTRARKIERFLSQPFHVAEVFTGAPGKYVSLKDTIAGFKGLLAGDYDDLPEQAFYMVGTIDEAVEKAKKLK is encoded by the coding sequence ATGAGTAGCGGAAAGATCGTGCAGATTATCGGCGCGGTGATTGACGTGGAATTTCCACGTAACGCCGTACCTAAGGTTTACGACGCATTAACTGTCGCCGCAAAAGGTTTGACTTTAGAAGTTCAGCAGCAATTAGGTGACGGTGTTGTCCGTGCCATTGCGATGGGCTCTTCAGAAGGTCTAAGCCGTGGTTTGTCAGTCGATAATACCGAAGCCCCTGTTAGTGTACCTGTTGGTATTGAAACACTCGGTCGCATCATGGATGTTTTGGGTAACCCCATTGATGAGTGTGGCCCTATCGGTGAAAAAGAGCGTGCTTCTATTCACCGTAAAGCTCCAGCGTATGACGAGCTGTCTGCAAGTAACGACTTGCTAGAAACCGGTATTAAAGTGATCGACTTGGTTTGTCCTTTTGCTAAGGGCGGTAAAGTGGGTTTATTCGGTGGTGCCGGTGTTGGTAAAACCGTAAACATGATGGAATTAATCAACAACATCGCAACAGCACACTCAGGTTTGTCTGTATTCGCCGGTGTTGGTGAGCGTACTCGTGAGGGTAACGACTTCTATCACGAGATGCAGGAAGCTGGCGTTGTAAACGTTGAAGAATTCAGCAAATCTAAAGTTGCGATGGTTTATGGCCAAATGAACGAGCCACCGGGTAACCGCTTGCGCGTTGCTTTGACTGGCTTGACCATGGCTGAAAAATTCCGTGACGAAGGTAAAGACGTTCTATTGTTCGTTGATAACATCTACCGTTACACCCTTGCGGGAACCGAGGTTTCTGCATTGTTGGGTCGTATGCCATCTGCTGTGGGTTACCAACCTACATTGGCAGAGGAAATGGGTGTTCTTCAGGAGCGTATTACTTCGACTAAGACGGGTTCTATTACGTCTATCCAAGCGGTATACGTACCTGCGGATGACTTAACCGACCCATCGCCAGCAACCACCTTTGCTCACCTGGACTCAACCGTTGTACTTAGCCGTGATATTGCTGCTAAAGGTATCTACCCAGCGATTGACCCACTGGATTCCACCTCGCGTCAGCTTGACCCATTAATCATCGGCCAAGATCACTACGACATCGCGCGTGGCGTACAGACTGTTCTTCAGCGTTATAAAGAGCTAAAAGATATTATTGCGATTTTGGGTATGGACGAATTGTCTGAAGAAGACAAATTGACTGTAACTCGTGCACGTAAGATCGAGCGCTTTTTATCTCAGCCTTTCCACGTAGCTGAAGTATTTACCGGTGCACCTGGTAAGTATGTTTCATTGAAAGACACCATCGCAGGCTTTAAAGGCTTATTAGCGGGTGACTACGATGACCTTCCTGAGCAGGCTTTCTACATGGTAGGTACCATCGACGAAGCCGTTGAAAAGGCCAAAAAGCTTAAGTAA
- the atpG gene encoding F0F1 ATP synthase subunit gamma, with protein MASGKEIRTQIGSITNTQKITNAMQMVAASKMRKAQDRMAKGKPYAQRMRSVVGHIANANPEYKHMYLQEREIKRVGYIVVSSDRGLCGGLNINVFKKAVADSRNWAEQGIQSDFCLIGAKAAAFFKSVGGNVSASVRDIGEDPSLEDLIGSIKVMLDAFSEGKIDKLYLVGNEFVNTMTQSPLVEQLLPLQAEDDNKLKHAWDYVYEPEARDLLNGLLVRYIESQVYQAVVENCACEQAARMIAMKAATDNAGDLIDDLKLVYNKARQAAITQELSEIVSGAAAV; from the coding sequence ATGGCTAGCGGAAAAGAGATACGTACCCAGATTGGGAGTATTACCAATACGCAAAAAATCACCAACGCTATGCAAATGGTCGCGGCGAGTAAAATGCGTAAAGCACAAGACCGCATGGCAAAAGGCAAGCCTTACGCACAACGTATGCGCAGTGTGGTTGGTCACATTGCCAACGCGAACCCTGAGTACAAACACATGTACCTGCAAGAGCGTGAAATTAAGCGCGTAGGTTACATCGTAGTGTCCAGTGATCGCGGCTTGTGTGGTGGTTTGAACATTAACGTCTTTAAAAAGGCGGTAGCCGATAGCAGAAATTGGGCTGAGCAAGGTATTCAGTCAGACTTCTGTTTAATTGGTGCCAAAGCTGCGGCGTTCTTTAAGAGCGTTGGCGGTAATGTTTCTGCCTCTGTGCGTGATATTGGCGAAGACCCAAGCTTAGAAGATTTAATCGGTAGCATTAAAGTGATGCTCGATGCCTTTAGTGAAGGCAAAATCGATAAGCTGTATTTAGTGGGTAATGAATTCGTTAACACAATGACTCAGTCACCTTTAGTCGAGCAGCTATTACCGCTGCAAGCTGAGGATGACAATAAACTAAAACACGCGTGGGACTACGTTTACGAGCCAGAAGCTCGTGATTTGTTGAATGGTCTGCTCGTGCGATATATCGAAAGTCAGGTTTATCAAGCGGTTGTTGAAAACTGCGCTTGTGAGCAGGCTGCGCGAATGATTGCGATGAAAGCCGCAACCGATAACGCAGGTGATTTAATTGATGACCTCAAGCTTGTGTATAACAAAGCCCGTCAGGCAGCGATTACACAAGAACTTTCTGAGATTGTAAGCGGCGCAGCAGCGGTTTAA
- the atpA gene encoding F0F1 ATP synthase subunit alpha — translation MQQLNPSEISEIIKQRIDSLDVATTAQNEGTIVSVTDGIIRIHGLADAMYGEMIEFEGGVFGIALNLEQDSVGAVVLGDYKGVAEGQTCKCTGRILEVPVGEELLGRVVDALGTPIDGKGPINSGKTDAIEKIAPGVIARQSVDQPVQLGLKAIDAMVPVGRGQRELIIGDRQTGKTAVAVDAIINQKGTGIKCIYVAIGQKASSVAAVVRKLEEHGAMGHTIVVAATASDPAAMQFLAPFAGCTMGEYFRDRGEDALIIYDDLTKQAWAYRQISLLLKRPPGREAYPGDVFYLHSRLLERASRVNADYVEAFTKGEVKGKTGSLTALPIIETQAGDVSAFVPTNVISITDGQIFLETNLFNAGIRPAMNAGISVSRVGGAAQTKVVKKLSGGIRTALAQYRELAAFSQFASDLDEATKSQLEHGQRVTELMKQKQYSPLSIGEMAVVLYAANEGFLKDISVEKIGDFESALLAYFNSECSELMNTINSSGGYNDEIEQGIKKGVETFKATQTW, via the coding sequence ATGCAGCAGCTGAATCCTTCTGAAATCAGTGAAATTATTAAGCAACGTATCGATAGTTTAGACGTTGCAACTACCGCCCAGAACGAAGGCACTATTGTCTCCGTAACGGATGGTATTATCCGCATTCACGGTCTTGCCGACGCTATGTACGGCGAAATGATCGAATTTGAAGGCGGTGTTTTTGGTATTGCCTTAAACCTAGAGCAAGACAGCGTTGGTGCTGTTGTACTGGGTGACTATAAAGGTGTTGCCGAAGGCCAAACCTGTAAGTGTACTGGCCGTATCTTGGAAGTACCTGTAGGTGAAGAGCTTTTAGGTCGCGTTGTTGATGCATTGGGTACGCCCATTGATGGCAAAGGCCCAATCAACAGCGGTAAAACAGACGCCATCGAAAAAATTGCACCGGGCGTAATTGCTCGTCAATCGGTTGATCAACCTGTGCAGCTTGGCTTAAAAGCCATTGATGCGATGGTTCCTGTAGGTCGTGGCCAGCGCGAATTGATTATTGGTGACCGCCAAACAGGTAAAACTGCCGTAGCGGTTGATGCCATCATCAACCAAAAAGGTACAGGCATTAAGTGTATCTATGTGGCTATTGGTCAAAAAGCGTCTTCGGTTGCGGCCGTTGTACGTAAGTTAGAAGAGCACGGCGCTATGGGTCACACCATTGTTGTTGCTGCGACAGCTTCTGACCCAGCCGCGATGCAGTTCTTAGCACCTTTTGCCGGTTGTACCATGGGTGAATACTTCCGTGATCGCGGTGAAGATGCATTGATCATTTATGATGATTTGACTAAACAAGCTTGGGCTTACCGTCAAATATCATTGTTGTTGAAGCGCCCACCAGGTCGTGAAGCTTACCCTGGTGACGTTTTCTATTTGCACTCTCGTCTACTTGAGCGCGCCTCACGCGTAAATGCTGATTACGTTGAAGCTTTCACTAAAGGTGAAGTTAAAGGTAAAACGGGTTCGTTAACGGCATTGCCAATTATCGAAACTCAAGCCGGTGACGTTTCTGCTTTCGTACCGACTAACGTAATTTCGATTACTGATGGTCAGATCTTCCTTGAAACTAACTTGTTTAACGCGGGTATTCGCCCAGCGATGAACGCCGGTATTTCGGTTTCTCGTGTTGGTGGTGCAGCGCAAACTAAAGTAGTTAAAAAGCTTTCTGGTGGTATCCGTACCGCATTGGCTCAGTACCGCGAACTTGCTGCATTCTCGCAGTTTGCTTCTGATCTTGATGAAGCGACCAAATCTCAGTTAGAGCACGGTCAACGTGTTACCGAACTGATGAAACAAAAACAGTACTCACCATTATCTATCGGTGAAATGGCTGTTGTTCTTTATGCCGCTAACGAAGGCTTCTTAAAAGATATTAGCGTCGAAAAGATTGGTGACTTCGAATCTGCATTGCTAGCTTACTTTAACTCTGAGTGCTCTGAGCTGATGAATACCATCAACAGCTCTGGTGGTTACAACGACGAGATTGAGCAAGGCATCAAAAAAGGCGTAGAAACCTTTAAAGCAACGCAGACTTGGTAA
- a CDS encoding F0F1 ATP synthase subunit delta: MAELTTLARPYARAAFESARADSQLNEWAQALVVAAAVASEPKVKQLLAAPGLTAAQKSAAFADVCGSELSDKFKNFVSVLAENKRLALLPFIQTLFIDLKSQLEKAINVEVTTAFEISAETQSQLVIALTKKLDRVVTLESSIDKSLIGGAVIRAGDTVIDGSVKGRLAKLAEAMNS; encoded by the coding sequence ATGGCAGAATTAACCACGCTCGCACGTCCTTACGCTCGCGCCGCTTTCGAATCTGCTCGTGCAGACAGCCAACTCAATGAGTGGGCCCAAGCACTAGTAGTCGCAGCAGCCGTAGCAAGCGAGCCTAAGGTTAAGCAACTGCTGGCAGCCCCCGGTTTAACTGCAGCGCAAAAAAGCGCTGCATTTGCCGATGTCTGCGGTAGCGAGCTTAGCGACAAGTTCAAAAACTTTGTTAGTGTCCTCGCCGAAAATAAGCGCTTGGCTTTATTGCCATTTATCCAAACCCTATTTATCGACCTCAAATCGCAGCTCGAAAAAGCGATCAATGTAGAAGTGACCACAGCTTTTGAAATATCAGCTGAAACACAATCTCAATTGGTTATTGCTTTAACGAAGAAGCTCGATCGTGTCGTGACTCTTGAAAGCAGTATCGACAAGAGCCTAATAGGCGGCGCCGTAATTCGCGCGGGTGATACCGTAATCGATGGTTCAGTCAAAGGCCGTTTGGCTAAATTGGCTGAAGCCATGAACTCATAA
- a CDS encoding F0F1 ATP synthase subunit B — protein sequence MNINLTLIGQSITFIAFVLFCMKFVWPALIGVMETREQRIAKGLEDAERADKDLELAKEQAGKQLREAKEQASAIVEQANKRASQIVEEAKAQAQVEAERIKTAAGAEVDREVSQAREELRGKVSVLAIAGAEKILGSSVDASAHSAMLDKLAAEL from the coding sequence GTGAATATCAACCTAACGCTAATCGGTCAATCTATTACCTTTATTGCTTTCGTGCTTTTTTGTATGAAGTTTGTATGGCCTGCGCTTATCGGGGTTATGGAAACACGTGAGCAACGTATTGCTAAAGGCTTAGAAGATGCCGAAAGAGCCGATAAAGACTTAGAGTTAGCAAAAGAGCAAGCTGGCAAGCAACTTCGCGAAGCGAAAGAGCAAGCCTCAGCGATTGTTGAGCAGGCGAATAAGCGTGCAAGCCAAATCGTTGAAGAAGCTAAAGCCCAAGCGCAAGTGGAAGCTGAGCGAATTAAAACGGCTGCAGGTGCAGAAGTTGATCGTGAAGTGAGTCAAGCGCGCGAAGAGCTTCGTGGCAAAGTCTCTGTATTGGCCATCGCTGGCGCCGAGAAAATTCTTGGTAGCAGTGTTGATGCTAGTGCACATAGCGCCATGCTCGACAAACTAGCCGCAGAGCTATAA
- the atpE gene encoding F0F1 ATP synthase subunit C, whose amino-acid sequence MAASLVYIAAALLIGLGALGTAIGFGSLGGKLLEGAARQPEQAPQLQGKMFLMAGLLDAVPMIGVGIGMYLIFVVAPGIAA is encoded by the coding sequence ATGGCAGCATCGTTGGTTTACATAGCAGCAGCACTTTTGATCGGTTTGGGCGCCTTGGGTACCGCGATCGGTTTCGGTTCTTTGGGTGGTAAGCTTTTGGAAGGCGCTGCGCGTCAGCCAGAGCAAGCGCCTCAGTTACAAGGCAAAATGTTCCTTATGGCAGGTCTTTTGGATGCGGTTCCAATGATCGGCGTAGGTATCGGCATGTACTTGATCTTCGTTGTCGCGCCTGGCATCGCTGCTTAA
- the atpB gene encoding F0F1 ATP synthase subunit A, whose product MASEALTSTDYIQHHLQNLAYGKLPAGYVRADGSSVTEDSWVIAHSSQEAADMGFWCFHLDTLGWGLVLGALFSLIFWRVAKNASTGKPTGLQSFVELVVEFVNNTVKDTFHHKNKLIAPMGLTIFAWVFMMNLMDLIPVDWLPMAAAKISGDDHLFFKVVPTTDPNATLGMALTVFIFMILFSIKEKGIVGFIKELTLHPFHSGKIYIDIFLIPVNFILETVSLIAKPISLGLRLFGNMYAGEMIFILIAIMFGAGAILGLFAGVLQWGWAVFHILVITLQAFVFMVLTTVYMAMAHDTGEDH is encoded by the coding sequence ATGGCGAGTGAAGCTCTTACCTCTACGGATTATATTCAACACCACTTACAAAACTTAGCATACGGCAAACTTCCTGCTGGTTATGTGCGTGCCGATGGTTCTTCTGTTACAGAAGATTCATGGGTGATCGCGCATAGCTCACAAGAGGCTGCCGATATGGGTTTTTGGTGTTTCCATTTAGACACATTAGGTTGGGGGCTCGTTTTGGGCGCCTTATTCAGCCTGATTTTTTGGCGTGTTGCTAAAAATGCAAGTACAGGCAAACCGACAGGGCTGCAAAGCTTTGTTGAGCTTGTGGTTGAGTTTGTTAACAACACGGTCAAAGACACCTTCCATCATAAAAATAAGCTAATTGCACCGATGGGTTTAACCATCTTTGCATGGGTTTTTATGATGAACTTGATGGATTTGATCCCTGTAGATTGGTTGCCGATGGCTGCTGCTAAGATCTCAGGCGATGACCATTTATTCTTCAAGGTGGTTCCAACTACCGATCCAAACGCCACATTAGGCATGGCGTTAACCGTGTTTATCTTCATGATTTTGTTCTCTATAAAAGAGAAAGGTATTGTAGGTTTCATCAAAGAATTGACCTTACACCCCTTCCACAGCGGCAAAATTTACATCGATATATTCTTGATCCCAGTGAACTTCATTCTGGAAACTGTTTCGCTTATCGCTAAACCTATCTCGTTAGGCTTGCGGTTATTCGGAAACATGTATGCCGGTGAAATGATCTTTATTCTGATCGCCATTATGTTTGGTGCGGGCGCAATACTCGGGCTATTTGCCGGTGTTCTGCAGTGGGGTTGGGCTGTATTCCACATCTTGGTTATTACCTTACAAGCGTTCGTCTTTATGGTATTAACGACGGTATACATGGCAATGGCGCATGATACTGGCGAAGACCACTAA
- a CDS encoding ATP synthase subunit I produces the protein MLKIGEQVQRPLLVVFAGLSVSCLVLTAVAGYWGAQVAKSAFWGCLIFALPTLYFTLYAFRYKGSQQVALMARSFYWGQASKLSLMAMGFALVFVFVKPLIVSALFAGFCLMIPAHLVVAMFVSKGCAAVSGSAGR, from the coding sequence TTGTTGAAAATAGGTGAGCAAGTGCAGCGTCCTTTATTAGTAGTGTTTGCTGGCTTATCTGTTTCTTGCTTGGTATTAACCGCGGTTGCGGGGTACTGGGGGGCTCAAGTGGCGAAATCAGCTTTTTGGGGATGCTTAATTTTTGCTTTGCCGACCTTGTACTTCACTTTATATGCTTTTCGCTATAAAGGGAGTCAGCAGGTGGCTTTAATGGCCCGGTCTTTTTATTGGGGGCAAGCAAGCAAGTTATCTTTAATGGCAATGGGTTTTGCATTGGTTTTTGTCTTTGTAAAACCTTTAATAGTATCCGCTTTATTTGCAGGCTTTTGTTTGATGATTCCCGCCCACCTAGTGGTTGCGATGTTCGTTAGCAAAGGTTGTGCTGCTGTTAGTGGCTCCGCTGGTCGATAG
- a CDS encoding DNA topoisomerase III has translation MKLYIAEKPSLARALATALPSKSTSAKEDGYITLANGDVVSWCIGHLLELAQPEHYNPEFKKWRLEHLPILPSCWQYQPKPKTRKQLTILIKLIKKASSIVHVGDPDREGQLLVDEVLNYAGATKNGKPVQRCLINDLNTSAIAKALTQLKDNREFSALSSSALARSRADWLYGINMTRLCSLKGQQQGFQGVLSVGRVQTPILGLVVARDAEIANFVSKDFYEVFAKLQTAKQESFYAKWLPSKACEQYCDEEGRLLSKPLAENVAARITGQNGAVTDVKKQRKSQGVPLPYSLSSLQVDASKRFGLTAKAVLDVCQTLYEKHKLITYPRSDCRYLPKDHYKEAADVLQAVKQNASALQSACTGADLSLKSKAWNDKNVTAHHAIIPTQRKLQRVQLTEQEANVYELVARQYIAQFYPIHKYDETQVKVKIKTGEFVAKAKCVVDNGWKELFPVNKKEPKEDRHTAEYLPALKVGDGLLCECGEVVEKKTSPPKAFTDASLITAMTGIARYVKDINIRKILKETDGLGTEATRAGILDLLVLRGFILRQGKTLLSTEAGRALIASLPSKATTPDMTAEWESKLNDIAQKQASYTGFMAELGDQLPAMMQAVEAAKFSGLKSTTANKRRTFKRKKTVPSKSRQSQKARSSARA, from the coding sequence ATGAAGTTATACATCGCCGAAAAACCCAGTCTAGCACGCGCATTAGCTACGGCATTGCCGTCTAAATCAACTTCTGCAAAAGAAGATGGTTACATTACCTTGGCTAATGGTGATGTGGTGAGTTGGTGTATTGGTCATTTGTTGGAGTTGGCCCAGCCAGAACATTACAACCCAGAATTTAAAAAGTGGCGTCTAGAGCACCTGCCTATACTCCCTAGCTGCTGGCAGTACCAGCCGAAACCTAAAACTCGCAAGCAGTTAACGATATTAATAAAACTAATAAAAAAAGCATCTTCGATAGTGCATGTTGGCGACCCAGATCGTGAGGGCCAGCTATTGGTTGATGAGGTACTTAATTACGCGGGTGCGACCAAAAACGGCAAGCCGGTTCAGCGCTGTTTAATCAACGATTTAAATACATCGGCTATTGCTAAAGCTTTAACCCAACTTAAGGATAACCGAGAGTTCTCGGCGCTATCTTCTTCTGCTTTGGCGCGCTCGCGCGCTGATTGGCTGTATGGTATTAACATGACGCGTTTGTGCAGCTTGAAGGGCCAGCAGCAAGGCTTTCAGGGGGTGTTATCGGTTGGGCGAGTGCAAACGCCAATTTTGGGCTTGGTGGTGGCGCGAGATGCGGAAATAGCTAATTTTGTAAGCAAAGACTTTTACGAGGTTTTTGCAAAATTACAAACAGCTAAACAGGAAAGCTTTTATGCGAAATGGCTACCGAGCAAAGCTTGTGAACAATATTGTGACGAAGAAGGCCGGTTGTTATCTAAACCGTTGGCCGAGAATGTCGCTGCAAGAATTACAGGGCAGAACGGCGCAGTTACGGATGTAAAAAAGCAGCGTAAATCGCAGGGCGTCCCCCTACCCTATAGCCTTTCTAGCCTGCAAGTGGATGCCTCGAAACGATTTGGTTTAACCGCAAAAGCTGTGTTAGATGTATGCCAAACCCTGTATGAAAAACACAAGCTAATTACCTATCCTCGCTCGGATTGCCGTTACTTGCCGAAGGACCACTATAAAGAAGCTGCCGATGTTTTACAGGCGGTAAAGCAAAATGCGAGTGCGTTACAAAGTGCTTGTACGGGCGCAGATTTATCACTAAAGAGTAAAGCTTGGAATGATAAAAACGTAACAGCTCACCACGCCATTATTCCAACCCAGCGAAAACTACAGCGTGTTCAGTTAACAGAACAAGAGGCTAATGTGTACGAGTTAGTTGCCAGGCAATATATTGCACAGTTTTACCCTATTCATAAATATGATGAAACACAGGTAAAGGTCAAAATAAAAACAGGAGAGTTTGTGGCAAAAGCTAAATGCGTTGTGGATAACGGCTGGAAAGAGTTGTTCCCTGTGAATAAAAAAGAGCCCAAAGAAGATCGGCATACTGCCGAGTATTTGCCAGCTCTTAAGGTTGGTGATGGGCTACTGTGTGAGTGTGGCGAAGTTGTAGAAAAAAAGACATCGCCGCCTAAAGCTTTTACCGATGCTAGCCTAATAACAGCAATGACTGGTATTGCCCGTTATGTTAAAGATATCAATATACGGAAAATTCTAAAAGAGACTGATGGCCTAGGTACAGAAGCGACACGAGCCGGAATTTTAGATTTATTAGTGCTGCGGGGGTTTATTTTACGACAAGGGAAAACTCTGTTATCCACAGAGGCAGGCAGGGCGTTAATTGCGAGCTTGCCCAGCAAGGCCACAACCCCGGATATGACGGCTGAATGGGAGTCTAAGCTTAATGATATAGCTCAGAAACAGGCAAGTTACACCGGTTTTATGGCTGAATTGGGCGACCAACTTCCCGCAATGATGCAAGCTGTAGAGGCCGCAAAGTTTTCAGGGTTAAAAAGTACGACAGCGAATAAGCGCCGTACTTTTAAAAGGAAAAAAACAGTACCTTCAAAAAGCAGACAAAGCCAAAAAGCGCGCTCGTCGGCCAGAGCTTAG